In Fastidiosipila sp., the genomic window GCGAAACTGATGCCGGTGGGCTTCTTTCGCCAGTTTGTAAGCATCCCTGAGCAGAGTAGCCTCATCCTGGTGGGCCGCCTTTTTCCAGTCTTCGATGAAACGGTCCATCTCGGCATCCGTTTTTGCCAGCATTTCAAGCTGCTCGGCTGTATAGGCGATCGGCCCGGTCATTCAACAATTACCCCCAGCTCTTTCAATTTCCCCCAAAGATGTGAATCTGACAGAGCCGGCCTTTTTCCTCCCTGTTCCAGTTTTGTGCAGGTGAAGCTCCCGTCCCCGTTATCCTTCAGGAGGACAAGACCGGCTTCATCCAAGATGGCAAGTGCCAACAGAAGCTCAGGAGCTCTCACCCCTCTATTATAACGGTGTGATAAAAGCCATGCCAGACGGACGGGAAGAAAGGTGATCTGAGGGCACCGACCGCCGCAAAGCGCTTCCATTGTCTGCCAAAGGGGTCCGAACAGGGAAGAGGACAGGGACAGACTGCCTCCTTCCAACCTGCCCCTTTCTGTCCACTGGCGGTATTCCCTGACCGCCTGCTCATTGATTTGCTGGTGGCGGCCGGGCCGGATTTCAATCAACCTCATTTGGATCGTTTCCTTGTCACGCCAGCGGTTGATCTCGGGGATGGCCATGATTTCGACCCGGTCCCCGGGGGAATAGAATACCCCTTCATTGCTGCGGTTGAATAAAAGCGCATCGAAGACCCGGGCTGAGGGATCGCTTGTCCGCAAGCTGAATTTAAGGTGCCGGCCGTCGCTCACGAAAGTCATCTCATCAACAGTCAAATCTTCCATACAGATGAGAGGCCGTTCAAAACCGCTCCCTGTCGGCTCCAAGGCATCAAACTGGCGGACCAGGCCGATCTCAAACTGATCACCTGTCAGGGCAATATCGGCCAGAAGCGGTTTTTGGCGGACAGACCGGGGGATCGCTTCGACGGCCTCCGTAATCTGTCTGCGGAAAGCCTGCAGGTTCTCGGCCCTGAGCGTCAGCCCGGCAGCACCTGCGTGGCCGCCGAATTTTTCCAGGAGAGGTGCGGCGGATCGGATGACCTCAAGCAGATCGAGATTGCCGAAGGAACGCGCGGAACCGGTCAGGATCCCCTCCTCATCTTCATTCAGGGTGATGGCGGGAACACGCAGTTTTTCAGCCAGCCGTGAACTGACGATACCCATGACTCCTGCGTGCCAATTACGGCCAACGGCAAGGGCCACGGAAGCGGCTCCGCCGGCTGATTCAAGTGCTGCCTCGATTGCCTGTGAAAAAATTTCCTGCTCAACCAGCCGTCGCTGCTGATTCAGCCTGTCAAGTTCGCCGGCCAGGTAATCAGCTCTTTCCGGGTCGTCTTCCAGAAGAAGATCCAAGGCCAGCCTGACATCTCCCATCCTGCCGGCCGCGTTCAGGCGGGGTGCCAGCGAAAAGGCGATGTCACGGGCCATCAGCTCCCTGCCGGTCCGCACAAGACGGTCAACGGCCTTCAAGCCCTGGGGCGCAAACTTTTCAAATTCCTTCAGCCCTTCCCGGACCAGGATCCGGTTGGCATCAACGAGCGGCATAACATCCGCGACCGTGCCGACTGAGGCCAGGACCAGCAAGCCTGGACGGGAATCCGCCACCCTGCCCAGTTTCCTGTCAAGGGCCAGTGTCAACATAAAGGCGACCCCGGCACCTGACAGATGGCGGAAAGGATAGGTTTCGCCGGCCAGTGCCGGGTTGATAAGGGGCACCCCTGTCCAGCCGCCGCCACTCGTTTCCAGATGGTGGTCAGTCACAATGACGTCGATGCCCCTCCCCTTGAGGTCCCTGATCAATTCCGGGGAGGAGGTGCCCGTGTCGACTGTGATGACCAGACCGGGCCGGTGCAGCTCTATCTCGTCCACCAGCGCTTCCGAGAGGCCGTAGCCATCATCAAAGCGGTCAGGGATCAGGATGTCCGGCTGATGGCCCAGCTCGGCAAAATACCTTGCCAGCAGGGCGGCGGCCGTCAGTCCATCAGCATCGTAATCACCGAAAATGAGAAAGCGGGGCTGCTGCTTTTCCAGATGTGTCCCGATTAAATCACAGGCATCCGCCATGGAACGGAAGAGAAAAGGGTCCGGCAGATCTTTCAAGGCAG contains:
- the recJ gene encoding single-stranded-DNA-specific exonuclease RecJ; this encodes MQQEISKQELLNWLMPVPWKVAESTVSSGGDRTVLQRILEARGFDTEEKRNQLFHAALKDLPDPFLFRSMADACDLIGTHLEKQQPRFLIFGDYDADGLTAAALLARYFAELGHQPDILIPDRFDDGYGLSEALVDEIELHRPGLVITVDTGTSSPELIRDLKGRGIDVIVTDHHLETSGGGWTGVPLINPALAGETYPFRHLSGAGVAFMLTLALDRKLGRVADSRPGLLVLASVGTVADVMPLVDANRILVREGLKEFEKFAPQGLKAVDRLVRTGRELMARDIAFSLAPRLNAAGRMGDVRLALDLLLEDDPERADYLAGELDRLNQQRRLVEQEIFSQAIEAALESAGGAASVALAVGRNWHAGVMGIVSSRLAEKLRVPAITLNEDEEGILTGSARSFGNLDLLEVIRSAAPLLEKFGGHAGAAGLTLRAENLQAFRRQITEAVEAIPRSVRQKPLLADIALTGDQFEIGLVRQFDALEPTGSGFERPLICMEDLTVDEMTFVSDGRHLKFSLRTSDPSARVFDALLFNRSNEGVFYSPGDRVEIMAIPEINRWRDKETIQMRLIEIRPGRHQQINEQAVREYRQWTERGRLEGGSLSLSSSLFGPLWQTMEALCGGRCPQITFLPVRLAWLLSHRYNRGVRAPELLLALAILDEAGLVLLKDNGDGSFTCTKLEQGGKRPALSDSHLWGKLKELGVIVE